A part of Cottoperca gobio chromosome 4, fCotGob3.1, whole genome shotgun sequence genomic DNA contains:
- the gpr17 gene encoding uracil nucleotide/cysteinyl leukotriene receptor yields the protein MESATMDLPSLLSNGSSESCAAVDTTIENTLFGCFYIVVFFLALNGNSLALWIFSHQRGASSPANVFLIHLAVADLSYVIILPLRATYHLTGGHWPFGEVPCRVAGFLFYVNMYASLYFLACVAGDRYLAVVHAVRSLKVRRARYAHIISFSLWALVTVSMAPLLITHQTAEVDGMTVCLQLYREKASRNALISLAVAFTPPFLATLSCYLLIIYSLHRGSRLEPAIKLRALRTIGLVMLIYIVCFLPYHVSRATFILGYSHPEVSCQMRRGLSLANRLTSSLTCLNGAMDPLIYLFGAEKFRGTLMRLFCKDQAGVSGATSGELKGTHESSVSAKSEF from the coding sequence ATGGAGTCTGCTACAATGGATCTTCCCTCCCTGCTGTCCAATGGGTCATCAGAGAGCTGTGCGGCGGTGGATACCACAATTGAGAACACACTGTTTGGATGCTTCTACATCGTGGTTTTCTTTCTGGCGCTGAATGGTAACAGCCTCGCTCTCTGGATCTTCTCCCACCAGCGTGGCGCTTCCTCTCCAGCAAACGTTTTCTTGATTCATCTGGCTGTGGCAGACTTATCGTACGTGATCATCCTCCCGCTGAGGGCCACCTACCACCTCACTGGAGGCCATTGGCCCTTTGGCGAGGTCCCCTGCAGGGTGGcaggctttttattttatgtcaacATGTACGCCAGCCTGTACTTCCTGGCCTGCGTGGCGGGTGATCGTTACCTGGCTGTGGTTCACGCTGTGAGGTCGCTGAAGGTTCGTCGGGCCCGCTATGCTCACATCATCAGCTTCTCTCTATGGGCCCTGGTTACTGTCTCTATGGCGCCACTGCTAATCACCCACCAGACTGCAGAGGTGGATGGCATGACAGTGTGTTTGCAGCTGTACAGAGAGAAGGCCTCACGCAATGCTCTGATCTCTCTGGCTGTGGCCTTCACCCCACCTTTCCTCGCCACCCTGTCTTGTTACCTGCTCATCATTTACAGCCTGCATCGGGGCTCCAGGTTGGAACCGGCCATCAAACTGAGGGCCCTGCGCACCATCGGTCTGGTCATGCTCATTTATATAGTCTGCTTCCTGCCTTATCATGTGAGCAGGGCCACTTTCATCCTGGGCTATAGCCATCCTGAAGTCTCCTGCCAGATGCGCAGGGGCCTGAGCTTGGCCAATCGCCTCACCTCCTCCCTCACGTGCCTCAACGGTGCCATGGATCCGCTGATCTACCTGTTTGGAGCAGAGAAGTTCCGCGGCACTCTAATGCGATTGTTTTGCAAAGATCAGGCAGGAGTGTCCGGAGCCACCAGCGGAGAGTTAAAGGGAACACACGAGAGCTCTGTAAGTGCCAAGTCTGAGTTTTGA